One part of the uncultured Celeribacter sp. genome encodes these proteins:
- a CDS encoding GntR family transcriptional regulator, with amino-acid sequence MAEPQKRHMKDVIYETCLSRIQRGEVTSDDRLVDTALAEEFQVSRMPVRDALMRLTHEGYLESTTRGFALPNLKPEKILEIFELRRLLEPRAAALATAELTEEDLQILQEAVARSEHTLETKNVEDLYAASEEIRRTWIMAVPNTELRGTILRYIAQIQSVRLATLSDEESHRTLVDFHQQMLKVFTARNAAHTELLFLRFVLAGEQSFLKARHLTSWHSAKD; translated from the coding sequence ATGGCCGAGCCGCAAAAGCGACATATGAAGGATGTGATCTACGAGACCTGCCTGAGCCGCATCCAGCGTGGTGAGGTGACGTCTGACGACCGCCTCGTGGACACTGCGCTGGCCGAGGAATTTCAGGTGTCCCGCATGCCGGTCCGCGATGCCCTGATGCGGCTGACCCATGAAGGCTATCTGGAAAGCACGACCCGCGGCTTTGCCCTGCCGAACCTGAAGCCCGAAAAGATCCTGGAAATCTTTGAACTACGGCGTCTGCTGGAACCCCGTGCCGCCGCGCTCGCCACAGCAGAGCTGACAGAGGAAGATCTGCAGATTTTGCAGGAGGCCGTGGCTCGTTCGGAACACACGCTGGAGACCAAAAACGTCGAAGACCTCTATGCCGCCTCCGAAGAAATCCGGCGCACATGGATCATGGCCGTTCCCAACACAGAATTGCGCGGCACAATTCTACGCTACATCGCGCAAATCCAATCCGTGCGGCTGGCGACCCTGTCGGATGAAGAGTCGCATCGCACTCTCGTGGACTTTCACCAGCAGATGCTCAAAGTGTTCACCGCCCGCAATGCGGCCCATACCGAACTGTTGTTCCTGCGCTTCGTGCTGGCGGGCGAGCAGAGCTTTCTCAAG